Within the Plasmodium coatneyi strain Hackeri chromosome 6, complete sequence genome, the region AGGAACTTGAAGGTGTTGAACATTATGATGTTTGTAAGGAAGTCGATATTAGCAGTGTTGGAATGGGTAAGAAATTCATATGGGGTGAAGCTCAAAAGTGGATAAATGATTATAGTACAAAGGGGAACCCAAGTAAAGGAGCAAAGGCAgtaaagaaaggggaaagtgcACTACACAACATAAATAAGGCAGGAACAACTTGTCCAGAAGAACAGGCGAAAAAGCAAATTGATCGGGAAGCACTGAACATTTTAGGAATAACATTCCCCGACGACTACGATGAGGACTTGACTTTAGGGGAATACGATGTAACTTTGCCAAAGGAGGCTCTGGGGGATGTattgaaaaaagtgcaagATGGGGAAATCACCGGGGATGATGATCTGGAACGAACGGTCGAAACCAAAATTGAGGAAGTGActgcagaaggaaggggacggaatgaggaggaggagaaggaagaagagaagggagAAGCATCTAAAGAGGAACCACCGGCGCTGGAAGACACTGATAAAACAGACGACATAGGTAAAggcacacatacacaccttCTCGACAGGAACTGGACACCgttacttttattttcattaacTACTACAGTACCCCTTCTTGATGGGGTCGGTCACTTTCACTTCCACCATAACTTCCACTGCCACTTCAACTTCCATTTCCATTGTTCAAATTACTAAATCTGGCATATGCACCCCCTCCTATAATCCCACTGAAACcaaccttcctttattattattttactcAATTCTTAGATATACAGGCCCCTGGGGAACCAGGCCCACAAGGAACAGAAGACGAAAGTGAAGAAACAGTAACGCAGAACGAAGTTAAACCAACTCTTTCTGATGAGAGCGACCAGGGtgcctcttcctcttctagcAGCAGTAGTAGTAGTTCCTCATCAAGTGATGCTGCAGGTGCTGCTTCTCTGGGTGACATAGTCACCCCTCCTGCTCCTGCCAAACTTACTAGTAACAAGGacaaccccttccttccttaccttcctttggctCCTGCCATGCTTGGTATTTCTGTTATGAGCTACATgctctggaaggtaaaaaaaaaaaaaaaggaaaaaatatttttttcgcagaaaaaaaaaaaaaagaaatttaatcttagaagaaaagaagaaagaaaaaaagaaggaaaaattaaaaaaaaattcattattacaaggaaaaaagaaacaaaaaaaaaaaaaaaaggaaagtgtgAATAAGTGAGTGTggcatttcgcattttagggtgtgtgtgtaggatttcgcatttagtgTGTTTGTGTATAGGATTCCGCCTTTAaggtgtgtttgtgtgtaggatttctcattttagggtgtgtgtgtaagatttcacattttagggttcgaagtagtaattactgtttgGTGTGAGGAACATTTCGcacccctattaaagaaacattttctcccttttttttttttttttttttttcttttgttcagTATTTTGCCTTTCTTGGTAAGGGCAGAAGGCGTTATAGAAGAGTTCCTAAAGCACTTGGTCCATCTTTacaagaacaactccttgctcatgtggacgaaggtggtccacgtgaatattacattgtaAAGGAGCgaaaacctcgttctacgccta harbors:
- a CDS encoding SICA antigen, with the protein product MPKLLVELLVKWVNVRRIQKNEDFKEKIWKELEELFRDMMENIEDSTETENSLCGMKDDSDRKYILKDNKSKELCKILLRIFFWMGGLKLEWRGKSGVRWQWKLKQWKNNEGKEEKELQSYLRCLVGRVTMMKMLIPHCKLGHVASHVKGAADAYIKELEGVEHYDVCKEVDISSVGMGKKFIWGEAQKWINDYSTKGNPSKGAKAVKKGESALHNINKAGTTCPEEQAKKQIDREALNILGITFPDDYDEDLTLGEYDVTLPKEALGDVLKKVQDGEITGDDDLERTVETKIEEVTAEGRGRNEEEEKEEEKGEASKEEPPALEDTDKTDDIDIQAPGEPGPQGTEDESEETVTQNEVKPTLSDESDQGASSSSSSSSSSSSSSDAAGAASLGDIVTPPAPAKLTSNKDNPFLPYLPLAPAMLGISVMSYMLWKYFAFLGKGRRRYRRVPKALGPSLQEQLLAHVDEGGPREYYIVKERKPRSTPIKRRKKRDVGRRRAGYRRGVGRRMIIDIHLEVLDECQKGELHLTKEDFFEIIVQEFMGSKFIKDKNVPEEQVSMEDVPKEQVRSSDSGFREKDFVAKEDVSKEQVPRSDSGFRE